Proteins encoded by one window of Chanos chanos chromosome 7, fChaCha1.1, whole genome shotgun sequence:
- the gas6 gene encoding growth arrest-specific protein 6 has protein sequence MPFTSGEFLSGSLLILLLASWSSELSLSPEEANQFLKRSRRAYQVFEETKQGHLERECVEEVCSKEEAREVFENDPETDYFYPKYLVCLDKFGNSEKKKADLVTCVHNIPDQCSSSPCNAKGTVRCEDKKGDFHCHCFTGWSGVMCEKDVNECSKRNGGCDHECNNTMGSYRCSCYQGYKLSGHHMCLDVDECQDVPDVCGTARCNNLVGSYECLCEEGYVYDNQTKSCLDVDECESGVCAEECVNTPGSFRCFCDGRQGKKLGHDLRSCEPIEACVPLELKRNSRSLYLGRMFSGIPVVRLRFRRKVQTGFTAEFDLRTYDTEGVIFFAGGHLNSSWIVLAMHHGKLELQLKYGAVSRVTSSGPLVNDGQWHKISVEEQGRSLVIKIDREAVMKIAVNGDLFTLNKGMHELNLTVGGVPFKEDGLVSKVNPRLDGCMREWRWLTGEDTSIQETIRNNERMQCFSSEDQGSYYPGHGFAFFNHSHGDPRVLKVGLSLRPASTVGVLFALIHQESVPFSISLSDYHPGKKEWHEHVLVAFGDVVVASAPVSLCDSETHVVNVTLSGNQTVLEVDGQLGQTEPHERLEAPDLSSSYSTFLGGLPDVSLVSTPVSAFYTGCMEVTVNGQPLGLDEAQHKHNDIRSHACPMVGDHQ, from the exons ATGCCTTTCACCTCGGGAGAGTTTCTGTCGGGTTCCCTCCTAATCCTACTGCTCGCCTCCTGGTCTTCGGAGT TGTCGTTGTCCCCGGAGGAGGCAAACCAGTTCCTCAAAAGGTCGAGGAGAGCGTACCAGGTATTTGAAGAAACTAAACAAGGACATTTGGAAAGGGAATGTGTGGAAGAGGTATGCAGCAAAGAAGAGGCGAGGGAAGTGTTTGAAAATGACCCTGAGACG gatTACTTCTACCCAAAGTATTTAG TGTGTCTGGACAAGTTTGGTaactcagagaagaaaaaggcaGACCTGGTCACCTGCGTTCACA acattccaGACCAATGCTCATCCTCACCCTGTAATGCTAAGGGTACGGTGCGCTGTGAGGACAAAAAAGGGGACTTTCATTGTCACTGCTTTACCGGGTGGAGCGGTGTCATGTGTGAGAAAG ATGTCAATGAATGCAGTAAGAGAAATGGAGGGTGTGACCATGAGTGCAACAACACGATGGGGAGCTACCGTTGCTCCTGTTACCAAGGTTACAAGCTGTCCGGCCATCATATGTGTCTGG ATGTGGACGAGTGTCAGGACGTCCCAGATGTGTGCGGGACGGCGCGGTGTAATAATCTAGTGGGGAgttatgagtgtctgtgtgaggaggGCTATGTTTATGACAACCAGACCAAATCCTGCCTGG atgtggatgagtgtgagtcaggggtgtgtgctgaggagtgtgtgaacacaccTGGGAGTTTCCGCTGCTTCTGTGACGGGCGGCAGGGAAAAAAGCTGGGGCATGATTTGAGGAGCTGTGAG CCCATTGAGGCCTGTGTTCCTTTAGAGTTGAAGAGGAACTCTCGTTCTCTGTATCTTGGGCGTATGTTCAGTGGTATTCCTGTTGTCAGGCTGCGTTTCCGCAGGAAAGTACAGACAGG CTTCACAGCAGAATTTGATCTGAGGACGTACGACACGGAAGGCGTCATCTTCTTCGCCGGCGGACACCTCAACAGCTCCTGGATCGTCCTTGCAATGCACCATGGGAAACTAGAGCTGCAGCTGAAGTACGGGGCGGTGAGCAGAGTGACCAGCAGCGGTCCGCTGGTGAACGACGGACAGTGGCACAAG ATCTCGGTGGAAGAGCAGGGGCGGAGCTTGGTGATTAAGATTGACAGGGAGGCAGTGATGAAGATAGCAGTGAATGGGGATCTGTTCACATTGAACAAAGGCATGCATGAGCTCAATCTGACGGTGGGCGGGGTTCCCTTTAAAGAGGACGGCCTCGTCAGTAAG GTGAACCCCAGGCTAGATGGCTGTATGCGGGAGTGGCGCTGGCTGACAGGGGAGGACACCTCCATCCAGGAGACCATCCGCAACAACGAGAGGATGCAGTGCTTCTCCAGCGAGGACCAGGGCTCCTACTACCCTGGCCATGGCTTTGCCTTCTTCAACCACAgccacg GTGACCCCCGGGTGCTTAAAGTAGGGCTGAGTCTGCGACCAGCCTCCACTGTGGGAGTGCTCTTTGCTCTCATTCATCAGGAGAGCGTccccttctccatctctctctctgattatcaCCCCGGGAAGAAAGAGTGGCACGAG CATGTGCTGGTAGCTTTCGGCGACGTGGTCGTCGCCAGTGCTCCGGTCTCCCTGTGCGACTCAGAAACCCACGTGGTGAACGTGACGCTCTCCGGGAACCAGACCGTCCTGGAGGTGGACGGCCAACTGGGCCAGACCGAACCTCACGAGAGGCTAGAAGCTCCGGACCTTTCCTCCTCATACAGCACCTTCTTAGGAGGACTACCAG ACGTGTCGCTGGTGTCCACCCCGGTCTCGGCCTTCTACACAGGCTGCATGGAGGTGACGGTGAACGGGCAGCCGCTGGGCCTGGACGaagcacagcacaaacacaacgACATCCGCTCTCACGCCTGCCCCATGGTGGGAGACCATCAGTGA